A segment of the Vibrio aquimaris genome:
AGCCTGTTTCGGCTTCTACTATCATATTGTGAGTAGATAAATGGTTGAGAAAGTCAGATTTGAGGGTATCTATGGGTAAGCTGAGCATAGTGCGCATCGAGATCTCGGAAAAGGTGGAAAGTATATACTTATTCTGGTCCATAATGCAGGAATATTCGGTTTACAATAAGGTTAGTAATCCCTATCATTTTCTGGTTCCCGTTCCTTAAGACCCTACATTTTATAGGCAAGTGATGAATAACGATAAACGCCCCTTATACATTCCGTACGCTGGTCCAGCCCTTCTCAGTACGCCGCTTCTCAACAAAGGCAGTGCTTTTACCGCCGAAGAACGTGCGTCTTTCAACCTAGAAGGCCTATTACCGGAAAAGACTGAAACTATTCAGGAGCAGGTGGAGCGCGCGTACCAACAGTACCAAAATTTTGAAAGCGATATGGCCAAGCATATTTATCTGCGCAATATCCAAGATACAAACGAGACTGTATTCTATCGGCTACTACAAAATCATGTGTCTGAAATGATGCCGATTATATACACACCTACTGTTGGTGCGGCATGTGAGAACTTTTCGAATATCTATCGTAGAGGTCGAGGCCTCTTTATCTCCTACGCTAATCGTGACAGAATCGATGATCTGCTAAACAATGCCTCAAACCATAATGTAAAAGTCATCGTGGTGACTGACGGCGAACGTATCTTAGGTCTAGGTGACCAGGGTATAGGCGGCATGGGAATTCCAATAGGTAAATTGGCACTTTACACTGCTTGTGGTGGTATCAGTCCCGCCTACACACTGCCTATCGTGTTGGATGTAGGTACAAACAATCCACAACGTCTTGCAGACCCAATGTATATGGGCTGGCGCCACCCTCGCATAACAGGTGAAGAATATGATGGCTTTGTTGAAGATTTTATCCAAGCCGTTCATCATCGTTGGCCTGAAGCTCTAATCCAGTTTGAAGATTTCGCTCAAAAGAATGCGATGCCTTTACTGGAGCGCTACAAAGACCGTATTTGCTGTTTTAACGATGATATTCAAGGCACGGCAGCAGTCACTGTGGGTTCACTCTTAGCGGCTTGCCAGGCGGCGGGAACTAAGCTTTCAGAGCAACGCATCACTTTTCTCGGCGCGGGTTCTGCTGGTTGTGGAATAGCAGAAGCCATCATAGCTCAAATGATTTCCGAAGGCATTTCAGATCAGCAGGCTCGGTCTCAGGTATTTATGGTTGATCGCTGGGGTCTGTTGCAAGAAGGCATGCCCAATCTGCTCGACTTCCAACAAAGATTGGTTCAAAAGCACAGCGTAACCGACAAATGGGAAGCTGAAGGAACTGGGTTCTCATTGCTAGATGTTATTCGAAATGGACAACCAACCGTGTTAATTGGTGTATCTGGTGCGCCCGGTTTGTTTAGTGAAGATGTTATCAAGGAAATGCATAAGCACTGTCCTCGCCCAATTGTTTTCCCGCTCTCAAATCCAACCAGTCGAGTTGAAGCAACTCCTCACGATATTATTGAATGGACGAATGGTGAAGCACTTGTCGCAACAGGAAGTCCGTTTGATCCCGTAGTCCACGCAGGCAAAACTTACCCTATTGCCCAATGTAACAACAGCTATATATTCCCCGGCATTGGCTTGGGAGTCCTGTCTGTGCAAGCAAAACGGGTTACAGACGAAATGCTGATGGAGTCAAGTCGTGCACTAGCAAAATGTTCTCCAATGGCAGTCAACGGCCAAGGCGCTCTACTACCACCGTTAGAAGCCATTCATTCAGTATCGAAGAAGATCGCCTTTGCGGTGGCCAAAAAAGCCATAGAAGAAGGTGTCGCATTAGAGATCCCAGACGATGCATTGGAAGAATCCATTGAACATCACTTCTGGCAACCTGTATACCGCAAGTACAAACGCACTTCATTCTAAATTCTTAACGGTACGAGCCCCTGGCAACAGGGGCCTTTATATATGATGTTTTTTGACTTTTTTGCCCCTGCGGGTCAATACCTTCTGCCCTACTTAAATGAAATATCCATTGCGCTGATAGCTTGCCTATTGGTTGTGTTCGGCGGTGAAATCAATACCTTACTCAGAAGAGTGCTTCGTAACCAACACTTCTTAATGCGAACGGCAGCTTTT
Coding sequences within it:
- a CDS encoding NAD-dependent malic enzyme yields the protein MNNDKRPLYIPYAGPALLSTPLLNKGSAFTAEERASFNLEGLLPEKTETIQEQVERAYQQYQNFESDMAKHIYLRNIQDTNETVFYRLLQNHVSEMMPIIYTPTVGAACENFSNIYRRGRGLFISYANRDRIDDLLNNASNHNVKVIVVTDGERILGLGDQGIGGMGIPIGKLALYTACGGISPAYTLPIVLDVGTNNPQRLADPMYMGWRHPRITGEEYDGFVEDFIQAVHHRWPEALIQFEDFAQKNAMPLLERYKDRICCFNDDIQGTAAVTVGSLLAACQAAGTKLSEQRITFLGAGSAGCGIAEAIIAQMISEGISDQQARSQVFMVDRWGLLQEGMPNLLDFQQRLVQKHSVTDKWEAEGTGFSLLDVIRNGQPTVLIGVSGAPGLFSEDVIKEMHKHCPRPIVFPLSNPTSRVEATPHDIIEWTNGEALVATGSPFDPVVHAGKTYPIAQCNNSYIFPGIGLGVLSVQAKRVTDEMLMESSRALAKCSPMAVNGQGALLPPLEAIHSVSKKIAFAVAKKAIEEGVALEIPDDALEESIEHHFWQPVYRKYKRTSF
- a CDS encoding DUF3392 domain-containing protein — protein: MMFFDFFAPAGQYLLPYLNEISIALIACLLVVFGGEINTLLRRVLRNQHFLMRTAAFILINAFGYGLIIVKATPYLTRTLHSLDTGIMFSIVVVCFIFIGSWAQRNRQI